A genomic stretch from Thermomonospora umbrina includes:
- a CDS encoding sensor histidine kinase, giving the protein MNSTAAARPFSRPGRRPRDWPVWVVPLVLGPFVTAGTLGAQRNADSEPHPYETNELDPFGVGLILAGVLALLFRRRAPVPAAAVVGAVTLLYFLRAYAYGPFPLLPTVALIALVGAGHRVSAWAGTYLGLAGFTAVSWWIGVGPALRGQGEALFPVERPTLVGSTITLLWTVAVLAVAELVRIQSERAAEAAGKRREQERRRASEERLQIARELHDVLAHNISMINVQAGVALHLMDEQPEPAGSAAARTALAAIKEASKEALTEMRSVIGVLRNQGESAPRSPTAGLDRLDDLLGRARTAGLKVHAEIDLPEGASLPAGPDLAAFRIVQESLTNITRHAGPGPVNAWVRIAYGEREISIRVDDDGRGAPLLHEDSGGSGLHGMRERVAALGGVFSAGPRPGGGFRVAATLPLDGPERAEDEAR; this is encoded by the coding sequence GTGAACAGCACCGCAGCAGCCCGGCCCTTCTCCCGGCCGGGCCGACGCCCACGGGACTGGCCGGTCTGGGTCGTGCCGCTGGTCCTCGGACCGTTCGTGACCGCCGGCACGCTCGGAGCCCAGCGGAACGCCGACTCGGAGCCGCACCCGTACGAGACCAATGAGCTGGATCCGTTCGGCGTGGGCCTGATCCTGGCCGGGGTGCTGGCGCTGCTGTTCCGGCGGCGCGCCCCGGTGCCGGCGGCGGCGGTGGTCGGCGCGGTGACGTTGCTGTACTTCCTGCGCGCCTACGCGTACGGCCCGTTCCCCCTGCTGCCGACGGTGGCGCTGATCGCCTTGGTGGGGGCGGGGCACCGGGTGTCGGCCTGGGCGGGAACGTACCTCGGTCTGGCCGGCTTCACGGCGGTGAGCTGGTGGATCGGGGTCGGGCCCGCCCTGCGGGGGCAGGGCGAGGCGCTCTTCCCGGTCGAACGGCCGACGCTGGTCGGCTCGACGATCACCCTCCTGTGGACGGTCGCGGTCCTGGCGGTCGCCGAACTGGTCCGCATCCAGTCCGAACGGGCGGCGGAGGCGGCGGGCAAGCGGCGCGAGCAGGAGCGGCGGCGGGCCAGCGAGGAACGCCTCCAGATCGCCCGGGAGCTGCACGACGTGCTCGCCCACAACATCTCGATGATCAACGTGCAGGCCGGGGTCGCGCTGCACCTCATGGACGAGCAGCCGGAGCCGGCCGGGTCGGCGGCGGCCCGCACGGCGCTGGCGGCGATCAAGGAGGCCAGCAAGGAGGCGCTCACCGAGATGCGCTCGGTCATCGGGGTGCTGCGCAACCAGGGCGAGAGCGCCCCCCGCTCCCCCACCGCCGGGCTGGACCGGCTGGACGACCTGCTCGGCCGTGCCCGCACCGCCGGTCTGAAGGTGCACGCCGAGATCGACCTCCCCGAGGGCGCGTCGCTGCCGGCGGGGCCCGACCTGGCCGCCTTCCGCATCGTTCAGGAGTCCCTCACCAACATCACCCGCCATGCCGGGCCGGGTCCCGTCAACGCGTGGGTGCGGATCGCCTACGGTGAGCGGGAGATCTCGATCAGGGTGGACGACGACGGCCGCGGGGCGCCGCTGCTGCACGAGGACTCCGGAGGCAGCGGGCTGCACGGCATGCGGGAACGGGTCGCCGCGCTGGGCGGCGTGTTCTCCGCCGGGCCCAGGCCCGGCGGGGGCTTCCGGGTCGCCGCGACACTGCCCTTGGACGGGCCGGAACGGGCGGAGGAC
- a CDS encoding thiamine pyrophosphate-requiring protein, with product MAPTVADHVLERLREWGVEHVFGYPGDGINGLVAAFGRADDRPRFIQARHEEMAAFEAVGYAKFGGRPGVCMATSGPGAIHLLNGLYDAKLDHVPVVAIVGQTARSAMGGHYQQEVDLLSLFKDVASEYVQMATVPSQFPNLIDRAMRIALAERAPTCVIIPSDLQEETYEPPGHGFKQVPSSAPGYVRPVAYAPTAEIERAADVINAGSKVAMLIGQGARGARREVMEVADLTGAGVAKALLGKDVLPDDLPYVTGSIGLLGSRPSYEMMRDCDTLLIVGSNFPYSQFLPEFGSARAVQIDVDGKMIGMRYPTEVNLVGDAAETLGALIPLLRPKRDDSWRRTIEGNVSRWWDTVERQAHVDADPVNPMRLFWELSSRLPDNAIVTADSGSAANWYARDLRFHGDMRGSLSGTLATMGPGVPYAIGAKFAHPDRPAIALVGDGAMQMNGLAELITIQRYHRRWSDPRLIVAVLHNNDLNQVTWELRAMGGAPKFEESQNLPDVAYAAFARSLGLEGIEVDKAEAIGPAWDRALTAGRPAVLDVRVDPDIPPIPPHAEFAQIKDVTEAIMKGDPDSWGVARKGLKTKAQEMFARGGH from the coding sequence ATGGCGCCGACCGTGGCAGATCACGTGCTGGAACGCCTGAGGGAGTGGGGTGTCGAGCACGTCTTCGGCTACCCCGGCGACGGCATCAACGGCCTCGTCGCCGCGTTCGGCCGGGCCGACGACCGGCCCCGGTTCATCCAGGCGCGGCACGAGGAGATGGCGGCGTTCGAGGCGGTCGGCTACGCCAAGTTCGGCGGTCGTCCCGGCGTCTGCATGGCCACCAGCGGCCCCGGCGCGATCCACCTGCTGAACGGCCTGTACGACGCCAAGCTCGACCATGTGCCCGTGGTCGCGATCGTGGGGCAGACCGCCCGTTCCGCGATGGGCGGCCACTACCAGCAGGAGGTGGACCTGCTGTCGCTGTTCAAGGACGTGGCCAGCGAGTACGTGCAGATGGCCACCGTCCCGTCGCAGTTCCCCAACCTGATCGACCGGGCCATGCGGATCGCGCTGGCCGAACGGGCCCCGACCTGCGTGATCATCCCGTCCGACCTCCAGGAGGAGACCTACGAGCCGCCCGGGCACGGGTTCAAGCAGGTGCCCTCGTCCGCGCCCGGCTACGTCCGGCCCGTCGCCTACGCCCCGACGGCCGAGATCGAGCGCGCCGCCGACGTGATCAACGCCGGGTCCAAGGTGGCCATGCTGATCGGCCAGGGCGCGCGGGGCGCCCGCCGGGAGGTCATGGAGGTCGCCGACCTGACCGGCGCCGGTGTCGCCAAGGCGCTGCTCGGCAAGGACGTGCTGCCCGACGACCTGCCGTACGTGACCGGCTCCATCGGGCTGCTGGGCTCGCGGCCGTCGTACGAGATGATGCGCGACTGCGACACGCTGCTGATCGTCGGCTCCAACTTCCCCTACAGCCAGTTCCTGCCCGAGTTCGGGTCGGCCCGCGCGGTGCAGATCGACGTGGACGGCAAGATGATCGGGATGCGGTACCCGACCGAGGTCAACCTGGTCGGCGACGCCGCCGAGACCCTGGGGGCGCTGATCCCGCTGCTGCGGCCCAAGCGGGACGACTCCTGGCGGCGCACCATCGAGGGCAACGTGTCCCGCTGGTGGGACACCGTCGAACGGCAGGCGCACGTCGACGCGGACCCGGTCAACCCGATGCGGCTGTTCTGGGAGCTGTCCTCGCGGCTGCCGGACAACGCCATCGTCACCGCCGACTCCGGCTCGGCCGCCAACTGGTACGCCCGGGACCTGAGGTTCCACGGCGACATGCGCGGCTCGCTGTCGGGCACGCTGGCGACCATGGGCCCGGGCGTCCCGTACGCGATCGGCGCCAAGTTCGCGCACCCCGACCGGCCCGCCATCGCGCTGGTCGGTGACGGGGCGATGCAGATGAACGGGCTGGCCGAGCTGATCACCATCCAGCGGTACCACCGGCGCTGGTCCGATCCCCGGCTCATCGTGGCCGTCCTGCACAACAACGACCTCAACCAGGTGACCTGGGAGCTTCGGGCGATGGGCGGCGCGCCCAAGTTCGAGGAGTCGCAGAACCTGCCGGACGTCGCCTACGCCGCGTTCGCCCGCTCGCTCGGCCTGGAGGGCATCGAGGTCGACAAGGCGGAGGCGATCGGCCCCGCCTGGGATCGGGCGCTGACCGCGGGACGACCCGCCGTGCTGGACGTCCGGGTGGACCCCGACATCCCGCCGATCCCGCCGCACGCGGAGTTCGCGCAGATCAAGGACGTCACCGAGGCCATCATGAAGGGCGATCCGGACTCCTGGGGGGTGGCCCGCAAGGGGCTCAAGACCAAGGCGCAGGAGATGTTCGCCCGCGGGGGCCACTAG
- a CDS encoding LysE family translocator: MTNPLLFLVAAVTLVAIPGPNHLYIITRSIGEGRRAGLASALGVEAGTLVHVAAAAAGLSALVAASATAFSVLRYAGAAYLIYLAVRAFRSRNEHDAPELAPRPPLRIFLDGLLVNLLNPKVILFFLAFLPQFVDPDSGSVPAQIVVMGVILALIGLASDIVYAFAAGKLGAFLRARPAFRRRQAYATGAVYLGLGAVAALAGPGPRRS, translated from the coding sequence ATGACGAACCCGCTGCTCTTCCTCGTGGCCGCCGTCACGCTGGTGGCGATCCCCGGCCCGAACCACCTCTACATCATCACCCGCAGCATCGGGGAGGGGCGGCGGGCCGGCCTCGCCTCCGCGCTGGGCGTGGAGGCCGGGACGCTGGTGCACGTGGCGGCCGCCGCGGCGGGGCTCTCGGCCCTCGTGGCGGCCTCCGCGACCGCGTTCTCGGTGCTGCGCTACGCGGGCGCGGCGTACCTGATCTATCTCGCGGTCCGCGCCTTCCGGAGCCGGAACGAGCACGACGCGCCGGAGCTCGCCCCGCGGCCCCCGCTGCGGATCTTCCTGGACGGGCTTTTGGTCAATCTGCTCAATCCGAAGGTGATCCTCTTCTTCCTGGCCTTCCTGCCGCAGTTCGTCGATCCGGACTCGGGCTCGGTGCCGGCCCAGATCGTCGTCATGGGCGTGATCCTCGCCCTGATCGGACTGGCCTCCGACATCGTCTACGCCTTCGCGGCCGGGAAGCTGGGCGCCTTCCTGCGCGCCCGGCCCGCGTTCCGGCGGCGTCAGGCGTACGCCACCGGGGCCGTCTACCTGGGGCTCGGCGCCGTCGCGGCCCTCGCGGGGCCGGGCCCGCGACGCTCCTGA
- a CDS encoding helix-turn-helix domain-containing protein, translating to MTTPGQRATLQPWTGVPPEIADLVRPYLGELADEMIEEIQRGVPEYARPLDEEYVRMVRLAVEGALSQFVELIGDSGASWEPVAAVYREIGWAEAREGRSLDALQTALRLGARVAWRRLAAEAEKLNVSRRTLGRLAEAIFAFLDEIAAAATQGYNKAREQVAGELEHRRRRLLELLLAEPSAASQAVIDLARVAQWRMPQTVAAVALYERGQERYSHPSLPPDVLADLNRREPCLVVPDPDGPGRHRMLDHALRDWVAAVGPTVRVEDTARSLRWAREGLGLVRRGVLPAERPLRCVDHMPTLVMFKDEELIRIVGERRLAPLEKVRPRHRERLARTLLACLQSGFNATEVATRLHVHPQTVRYRLHQLEELFGDELYDPGIRLEFEMVLHVWLFQADEQSTPANVISLEGSRQGELPPPAAAANRR from the coding sequence GTGACCACCCCCGGACAGCGTGCAACGCTCCAACCTTGGACTGGTGTCCCGCCCGAGATCGCGGACCTGGTCCGGCCGTACCTCGGTGAACTGGCCGATGAGATGATCGAGGAGATCCAGCGCGGCGTCCCCGAGTACGCCCGCCCGCTGGACGAGGAGTACGTGCGGATGGTGCGGCTCGCGGTGGAGGGGGCACTGAGCCAGTTCGTCGAACTGATCGGCGACTCCGGAGCCTCCTGGGAGCCGGTCGCCGCCGTGTACCGCGAGATCGGCTGGGCCGAGGCCCGGGAGGGCCGCAGCCTGGACGCGCTGCAGACCGCCCTGCGCCTCGGCGCCCGCGTCGCCTGGCGCAGGCTCGCCGCCGAGGCCGAGAAGCTCAACGTCTCCCGGCGTACGCTGGGCCGGCTCGCCGAGGCCATCTTCGCCTTCCTGGACGAGATCGCCGCCGCCGCCACCCAGGGCTACAACAAGGCCCGTGAGCAGGTCGCCGGAGAGCTGGAGCACCGACGCAGACGGCTGCTCGAACTGCTGCTGGCCGAGCCGTCCGCCGCGTCCCAGGCCGTCATCGACCTGGCCCGGGTCGCGCAGTGGCGGATGCCCCAGACGGTGGCCGCGGTGGCGCTCTATGAACGCGGACAGGAACGTTACAGTCACCCTTCGCTGCCGCCCGACGTGCTCGCCGACCTCAACCGACGTGAGCCCTGCCTCGTCGTCCCCGACCCCGACGGGCCCGGACGGCATCGGATGCTCGACCACGCCCTGCGCGACTGGGTGGCGGCCGTCGGGCCCACCGTCCGCGTGGAGGACACCGCCCGTTCGCTGCGCTGGGCGCGGGAGGGGCTGGGGCTGGTCCGCCGGGGCGTGTTGCCCGCCGAACGGCCGCTGCGCTGCGTCGACCACATGCCGACGCTGGTGATGTTCAAGGACGAGGAGCTGATCCGGATCGTCGGCGAGCGCCGGCTCGCCCCGCTGGAGAAGGTACGCCCCCGCCACCGGGAACGGCTCGCCCGCACCCTGCTGGCCTGCCTGCAGAGCGGCTTCAACGCCACCGAGGTCGCGACCCGGTTGCACGTCCACCCGCAGACGGTGCGTTACCGGCTGCACCAGTTGGAGGAGCTCTTCGGCGACGAGCTGTACGATCCGGGCATCCGGCTGGAGTTCGAGATGGTGCTGCACGTGTGGCTGTTCCAGGCCGACGAGCAGAGCACGCCGGCCAACGTGATCTCCCTGGAGGGCTCCCGCCAGGGAGAGCTGCCGCCGCCGGCCGCGGCGGCCAACCGCCGCTAG
- a CDS encoding D-alanyl-D-alanine carboxypeptidase family protein, with the protein MREGSEAAAVGRSELEPLEQVFWEAPAAPPVTRVSRLPALPAADPEFRPYQPQHAAPAQIQAPLSEGPQAVVPPEEDERRRRRWPLVAVLMVVVLLAAAGAVQFFRPLPEPAMRLTLPASHTFRGDKPVLPLPQGGQAVVGVEGIGTMGRAGAETPIPTASVAKVMTAYLFLKNHPLAPGEDGPTFTISPQEAARLKFRKQRGESHVDVTAGQRFTERKALEALMVVSANNLAHELARWDAGSLEAYVAKMNTAARELGMTNTRYTDPSGYDSGTVSTAADQVKLLRAAMAIPAFAEIVALRTYVPNDGGPDRPAGNVLLGRNGIVGGKTGYTDAAGGNFVFAAKRRVAGIDTLLIGAVMGQQGSSAVAAMTVAEQLAGAAQGALTGATLARAGQTAAEIDDGLGKVTPVAAGAPITVVGWPGLTVPVALDGTPPDQGARGEEVGAVVVGDGSGEVRFPLRLPRALKEPDLVTRLTRLG; encoded by the coding sequence GTGCGGGAGGGGTCCGAGGCGGCGGCGGTCGGTCGGTCGGAGTTGGAGCCGCTGGAGCAGGTGTTCTGGGAGGCTCCGGCCGCGCCGCCGGTGACGAGGGTGTCGCGGTTGCCGGCGTTGCCGGCGGCGGATCCGGAGTTCCGGCCGTATCAGCCCCAGCACGCGGCGCCGGCGCAGATCCAGGCGCCGCTGTCGGAGGGGCCGCAGGCGGTCGTGCCCCCCGAGGAGGACGAGCGGCGCAGGCGGCGGTGGCCGCTGGTCGCGGTGCTCATGGTGGTGGTGCTGCTCGCGGCGGCCGGCGCCGTGCAGTTCTTCAGGCCGCTGCCCGAGCCGGCGATGCGGCTGACCCTGCCGGCGTCGCACACGTTCCGGGGGGACAAGCCCGTGCTGCCGCTCCCGCAAGGGGGGCAGGCGGTGGTCGGCGTCGAGGGCATCGGCACGATGGGCAGGGCGGGGGCGGAGACGCCGATCCCGACGGCCAGCGTGGCCAAGGTGATGACGGCGTACCTGTTCCTGAAGAACCATCCGCTGGCCCCCGGCGAGGACGGGCCGACGTTCACCATCTCGCCGCAGGAGGCGGCGCGGCTGAAGTTCCGCAAGCAGCGGGGCGAGTCCCACGTGGACGTCACGGCAGGTCAGCGGTTCACCGAGCGCAAGGCGCTCGAGGCGCTGATGGTGGTGTCCGCCAACAACCTGGCGCACGAACTGGCCCGGTGGGACGCCGGGAGCCTGGAGGCGTACGTCGCCAAGATGAACACCGCCGCCAGGGAGCTCGGCATGACCAACACGCGGTACACCGACCCCAGCGGCTACGACTCCGGGACCGTGAGCACCGCTGCCGACCAGGTGAAGCTGCTGCGGGCGGCGATGGCGATCCCCGCGTTCGCCGAGATCGTGGCGCTGCGCACGTACGTTCCGAACGACGGCGGGCCGGATCGGCCGGCGGGCAACGTGCTGCTCGGCCGGAACGGGATCGTCGGCGGCAAGACCGGCTACACCGACGCGGCGGGCGGCAACTTCGTGTTCGCCGCCAAGCGGCGGGTGGCCGGGATCGACACGTTGCTGATCGGCGCGGTGATGGGCCAGCAGGGCAGCAGCGCGGTGGCGGCCATGACGGTGGCCGAGCAACTGGCGGGGGCCGCGCAGGGCGCGCTGACCGGCGCCACGCTCGCGCGGGCCGGTCAGACCGCGGCGGAGATCGACGACGGGCTCGGCAAGGTGACCCCCGTCGCCGCCGGCGCGCCGATCACCGTGGTCGGCTGGCCGGGCCTGACGGTGCCGGTCGCCCTTGACGGGACCCCGCCGGACCAGGGCGCGCGGGGCGAGGAGGTCGGCGCGGTCGTCGTGGGCGACGGGTCGGGCGAGGTCCGGTTCCCCCTCCGGTTGCCGCGGGCGCTGAAGGAGCCGGATCTGGTGACCCGGCTGACCCGTCTCGGCTGA
- a CDS encoding cytochrome P450 — protein sequence MDSQSRAQDSAPASRSLTSATVEPLLTRDFDARPALMHERLRSQHGAVAPVDLLGVPVWLVLGYAEVLEVLRNDQGVWSKRVTDWRALSEGRIPADWPLLPTYGGHSCMFQEGRSLTELRAAWSAGLRPFQDRSRPQARLLEAEVRRYADELISVMGEDGGTGWADLSAQYARPLAILVCNRLIGFDAGNDEMLMDMWRLVDAGPDAAEALARLHATLSDVVDAKRRHPGDDLPSAMLAARPDYTVDELAHEMILLIGVVGELVGSLICLTAVEVITGNTGARAALAAGMLRETVNRVATANPPYAHLTLRFATADTALGGTHIAAGDPVMLSVSGAHNDPRFADAADPSSVHSSRAHLAWGAGPHHCLGDELATTLVTIAVGRLFERFSGIDLALPADQLPWRSSPIVRGLRSLPVRFQLHEAPDGDDATDSDASGQRETPAEASEGSERSGSAISRLVRMLLRQGN from the coding sequence ATGGATTCCCAGAGCCGCGCCCAGGATTCCGCCCCCGCGAGCCGTTCGCTGACGTCGGCGACCGTCGAGCCGCTGCTCACCCGCGACTTCGACGCGCGGCCCGCGCTGATGCACGAGCGGCTGCGGAGCCAGCACGGCGCGGTGGCCCCGGTGGATCTGCTGGGGGTCCCGGTCTGGCTCGTGCTGGGGTACGCGGAGGTCCTGGAGGTGCTCCGCAACGACCAGGGCGTGTGGAGCAAGCGGGTCACCGACTGGCGCGCCCTGTCCGAGGGGCGGATCCCGGCGGACTGGCCGCTGCTGCCGACGTACGGCGGTCACTCGTGCATGTTCCAGGAGGGCCGGTCGCTGACCGAGTTGCGCGCGGCCTGGTCGGCGGGGCTGCGTCCGTTCCAGGATCGTTCACGGCCCCAGGCGCGGCTGCTGGAGGCCGAGGTCCGCCGGTACGCCGACGAGCTGATCTCGGTGATGGGCGAGGACGGCGGGACCGGCTGGGCCGACCTGTCGGCGCAGTACGCGCGGCCGCTGGCGATCCTGGTGTGCAACCGGCTGATCGGCTTCGACGCCGGCAACGACGAGATGCTCATGGACATGTGGCGGCTGGTGGACGCCGGGCCCGACGCCGCCGAGGCCCTCGCCCGACTGCACGCCACGCTCTCCGACGTCGTCGACGCCAAGCGCCGGCATCCCGGCGACGACCTGCCCTCCGCGATGCTGGCCGCGCGGCCCGACTACACGGTCGACGAACTCGCCCACGAGATGATCCTCCTGATCGGCGTGGTCGGGGAACTCGTCGGCTCGCTGATCTGCCTCACCGCCGTCGAGGTCATCACGGGCAACACCGGGGCCCGCGCCGCCCTGGCCGCGGGGATGCTCCGCGAGACGGTCAACCGGGTGGCGACGGCCAACCCCCCGTACGCCCATCTGACCCTCCGCTTCGCGACCGCCGACACCGCGCTCGGCGGCACCCACATCGCGGCGGGCGACCCGGTGATGCTGTCGGTCAGCGGCGCGCACAACGACCCCCGGTTCGCCGACGCGGCCGACCCCTCGTCCGTGCACAGCTCCCGCGCCCACCTGGCCTGGGGGGCCGGCCCGCACCACTGCCTGGGCGACGAGCTGGCGACCACGCTCGTGACGATCGCCGTGGGCCGCCTGTTCGAGCGGTTCTCCGGCATCGACCTCGCGCTCCCCGCCGACCAGTTGCCCTGGCGGTCGTCGCCGATCGTGCGGGGGCTCCGTTCGCTGCCGGTCCGTTTCCAGCTCCACGAGGCGCCGGACGGCGACGACGCGACGGACTCCGACGCGTCCGGGCAACGCGAGACCCCCGCCGAGGCGTCAGAGGGGAGTGAACGTTCCGGGTCGGCCATCTCCCGCCTCGTCCGCATGTTGCTGCGGCAGGGGAACTGA
- a CDS encoding Mut7-C RNAse domain-containing protein encodes MDETNVVLRFDSELDLFLAAGRRGRPLRMPFDGTSTLGHLVESAGVPLPEVGPMTVGGAPVGPGHLPVAGETVDVSAVPRPQPVPPAPGREAPRFLLDVHLGTLARRMRLLGLDTAYHNDMDDPSLVVQANRERRVLLTRDRGLLRRRKLWLGAYVRGARPDDQLRDLLERFAPPLRPWTRCTACNGELVPADKADVESVLEDGTRRNYDVYGRCADCGQVYWRGAHGDHLAEIVTSAQATVTTARRPH; translated from the coding sequence GTGGACGAAACGAACGTCGTGTTGCGCTTCGATTCCGAACTGGACCTGTTCCTGGCCGCCGGACGTCGCGGACGGCCCCTGCGGATGCCGTTCGACGGGACCTCCACCCTCGGCCATCTGGTGGAGTCGGCCGGGGTGCCGCTGCCCGAGGTGGGGCCGATGACGGTCGGCGGCGCGCCGGTGGGCCCCGGCCACCTGCCCGTGGCCGGCGAGACCGTGGACGTGTCGGCCGTGCCCCGCCCGCAGCCGGTCCCGCCGGCCCCGGGCCGGGAGGCGCCCCGGTTCCTACTGGACGTCCACCTCGGCACCCTCGCCCGTCGGATGCGGCTGCTGGGCCTGGACACCGCCTACCACAACGACATGGACGACCCCTCCCTCGTGGTGCAGGCCAATCGCGAACGCCGCGTCCTGCTGACCCGGGACCGGGGTCTGCTCCGCCGCCGCAAACTATGGCTGGGCGCGTACGTGCGCGGCGCGCGCCCCGACGACCAACTCCGCGACCTGCTGGAACGCTTCGCGCCCCCATTGCGCCCATGGACCCGGTGCACGGCCTGCAACGGCGAACTCGTCCCGGCCGACAAGGCGGACGTCGAGTCCGTCCTCGAGGACGGCACGCGCCGCAACTACGACGTGTACGGCCGCTGCGCCGACTGCGGCCAGGTCTACTGGCGAGGCGCCCACGGCGACCACCTGGCGGAGATCGTCACCTCCGCCCAGGCCACCGTCACCACCGCCCGGCGGCCTCACTAG